Genomic window (Flavobacterium oreochromis):
CGACCTGATGAAATAGATGAATTATTAGAAAGTTTGATGAAACAAACTTATAATAAGCCTTTTGAAGTTATTATTGTTGAAGATGGATCTACAGTGCCTTGTGAGCATATAGTAGATAAGTATAGGTCAAAGCTTAACTTAACTTATTATTTAAAATATAACTCAGGACCAGGGGATTCTCGTAATTTTGGGATGCAGTATGCTAAAGGAGATTATTATATTATCTTAGATTCAGATTGTATATTGCCATCTCAATATTTATCAGAGGTAGAAAAGTCTTTAACTGAAAAATATGTAGACTGTTTTGGAGGTCCTGATGATATGTTAGCAAGTTTTACTCCTATTCAAAAAGCTATTAATTTTGCTATGACTTCTGTACTTACAACAGGAGGAGTAAGAGGCGCTAGTGAAAAAATAGGTAAATTTCAGCCTAGAAGCTTTAATATGGGTATTTCTAGTAAAGCATTCGAGGCATCAAAAGGGTTCTCTAACATCCACCCGGGAGAAGATCCTGATTTATCAATTCGTTTATGGAAAATGGGATTTGAAACCAAGTTGATTCCTAATGCTTTTGTCTACCATAAAAGAAGAATTGATTGGGAAAAGTTTTACGTACAAGTTAATAAGTTTGGAAAAGTGAGACCTATCTTAAATAAATGGTATCCAGAGTATGCAAAACCTACATTCTTTTTGCCGTCTTTATTTGTTTTAGGTTTTTTTCTTGGTATATTGTTAAGTTTCTTATTTTTATTTGATTGGCTATTAAAACTATATTTTTTATACACGATAGTCATAATGTTAGTTTCTACCTATAAAAATAAAAATATTAAAGTAGGAGTGTATTCAATTATTGCTGTTTGGAGGCAATTTTTTGGATATGGAATGGGATTTATAGAATCTTATTATAAAATTAATATATTAAAAAAATCACCAGAAGAAGCTTTTCCAGAATTGTTTTTTAAAGTTTGATGGCAAAGGTTATTGGTTTAACAGGGGGTATAGGTAGTGGTAAAACTACAATAGCTCATTTATTTCGAGATAATGGAGTTCCTGTTTATATTGCTGATGAAGAAGCTCGAAACATAATGGAATTGCCAGAAACAATAGAACAAGTTGCTAATTTGTTTGGAGAGGAAGTGTTGTTAGGAGGTAAAATAGATCGAAAACAGTTAAGTCAAATTGTTTTTAATGATCCTTCTAAGCTCAAAAAGCTGAATAATTTGATACATCCATTAGTCGCTAAACATTTTGATGAATGGTTACAAAATTATAATTCCTTTCCTTTTGTTGTAAAAGAATCAGCTATACTCTTTGAAAGTGGAAGTTATAAAAATTGTGATAAAATAATTTTAGTTACTGCTTCACAAGAAACGCGTATTAAGAGAGTAATGAAACGTGATCAGTTAACAAAAGAAGCTGTTTTAGAACGAATAAAAAATCAGTTATCAGATGGAGAAAAGCTTATAAAAAGCGATTTTGTTATTAAAAATGAAAATTTAGAAGAAACTAATAAAAAATTCAGTGATATTCTTAAATTTTTATCAAATTTGTATTAAAACTATTAATTGTTAATCTTTGGTTAATTTTTTTAACAGTTGAATGTTAAAATATTATATTTGTTTCAATGAATAAAAATTGGTTTCGTTTTGTTGTAGTACTAATGTCTATCGCTCTTTTAGGGATCGTGGCTGTGCAAGGATATTTAATAAATGTTTCTTTTAAAAATAAAGAGGAACAATTTAAATATCAAGTAAAGCAAGTCATTGATAATGTAGCAAGGGAAGTAGAAGAACAAGAGGCTTATTCCTTTTTAAGTCGATTTAGTAAAATAAAAGATAGCATAGGAAAAGATCCTGAACGTAGTGAGTTGATGAAGTTTTTTTATGTAGAAAAAAATGAATTAACAAATCAAACCATAATTTATTCAAATAGTATAATTCCTGAAGATTATTCAGTGTCTTCTTCGTTCTTTGATAAAAACAATGATTCTACACGTATCAAAAATTATGTTGCAAAACGAGTAACAGAAGTATATAATGAAACTACGTTAAATGACCAAAATATGAGTTCAGTAGTTCATCCTTCTGAACGAATAGAAAAAGCAGGAGTCGTAGAGATTTTAGATAAAGCAACTTTTGAGCTAAATTTTAAGGATATAGCATCAACGAGGCAAGTGTCACAAAGGGTAAGTGTAGAACAATTACAGATTTTATTTTCAAATGAGCTAAAAGCATTGGGTATAAATACACCATTTGAATTTGGAGTTTATAATAATGGTTTGGCTACCAAAGTAAAATCTGAACATTTTAAATACGATAAGAAGAACACGTATGATACCCCTCTTTTTACAGATAACGATGGAATCAGTAGATATCAATTATTATTGAGTTTTCCTAAAAAGAAGGTGTTTTTAGCTTCTGATTTTGTAGGAATAGCATTCTTAGCCTTTTTGTTTACATCTATTATTATTGTAGCATATTACAGTGCTTTAAAACAACTAAATACTCAGCGTCATATTTCTGAAATTAAGACTGATTTTATTAATAATATGACGCATGAATTTAAGACACCTATAGCTACTATTAATTTAGCTTTAGATGCTATTAGGAATCCTAAAGTAATTGATGATAAAGAAAAAGTGCAGCGATATTTGCAAATGATTAAAGATGAAAACAAGAGGATGCACGCACAGGTAGAAAATGTGTTGAGAATATCAAAATTAGAAAAAAAAGAGTTAGATATAACAAAAGAATGTCACGACGTACACGACATGTTAGAAGAAGCAATTGAACATATTAGCTTAATTGTGGAAGATCGTCAAGGAGAAGTTAAGACAAATTTTAAAGCACTAAAATCAAAAGCATTGCTAAATGATATTCATTTTACAAATGTATTAGTGAATGTATTAGAAAATGCTATTAAATATACGCCAGAAAGACCCATTATAGAAATTAGTACAGAAAATGTTAAAAATTTTATTGTTGTAAAAATTAAAGACAATGGAATTGGTATTAGTAAAGTATCACAAAAAAAGATTTTTGATAAATTTTATAGAGAACACACAGGTGATATTCATAATGTAAAAGGACATGGATTAGGATTAGCCTATGTGAAAAGAATTATGGACGATCATCACGGAGAAGTGATGGTAGAAAGTGAAAAAGGTAAAGGAAGTACATTTATAATAAAATTACCCTTAATAGTTTGATTATGGAAACGGTAAAAAAAATATTATTAGTAGAAGATGATCCTAATTTTGGTTCAATTCTTCGAGACTATTTGAGCATGAATGATTTTGAAGTAACATTAGCTAAAAACGGAATGGAAGGCTTTGAAAAATTCAAGAAAGATGAATATGATTTATGTATTCTTGATGTTATGATGCCCTATAAAGATGGTTTTACTTTAGCTAAAGAGATTAGAGAAAAAAATAAAGAAGTACCTCTTATCTTTCTTACGGCAAAAACAATGAAAGAAGATGTTCTCAAAGGTTACAAAGTAGGAGCAGATGATTATTTAAATAAACCTTTTGATTCAGAAGTTTTATTAATGAAAATCCGCGCTATTATTCAGCGTAAAGCTTCTGAAATTAAAGGGGATGCAAGTAAATATGAATTTGAAATAGGTAAATTTCATCTAAATGCTAAACTACGCTTTTTAACTTATCCAGGTGATGAGCCGGTAAAACTTTCACCTAAAGAAAATGAACTGTTAAAAATGCTAGCTTTACATGAAAATGATTTAATGCCACGTGAGTTAGCTTTGACTAAAATATGGCGTGATGATAACTATTTTACTTCACGTAGTATGGATGTTTATATAGCTAAGTTACGTAAATATCTTAAACACGATGAAAATGTTGAAATACTTAATATTCATGGTGAAGGATTCCGATTAGTTGTTAAAACTAATTAAATAGTATTTCAAAAGAATAAAAATTAAGAAAGGTCATTTTTTGATTAATATAGTATTCTTTTGAAAAAATATTCTATTTAATTTAGAATAGATTAAAGATCTAGTTTTAGTTATATAGTTTTTAAAAGAGGTTTTTTAAAAAACC
Coding sequences:
- a CDS encoding glycosyltransferase, whose translation is MNFSFVIPVYNRPDEIDELLESLMKQTYNKPFEVIIVEDGSTVPCEHIVDKYRSKLNLTYYLKYNSGPGDSRNFGMQYAKGDYYIILDSDCILPSQYLSEVEKSLTEKYVDCFGGPDDMLASFTPIQKAINFAMTSVLTTGGVRGASEKIGKFQPRSFNMGISSKAFEASKGFSNIHPGEDPDLSIRLWKMGFETKLIPNAFVYHKRRIDWEKFYVQVNKFGKVRPILNKWYPEYAKPTFFLPSLFVLGFFLGILLSFLFLFDWLLKLYFLYTIVIMLVSTYKNKNIKVGVYSIIAVWRQFFGYGMGFIESYYKINILKKSPEEAFPELFFKV
- a CDS encoding response regulator transcription factor; amino-acid sequence: METVKKILLVEDDPNFGSILRDYLSMNDFEVTLAKNGMEGFEKFKKDEYDLCILDVMMPYKDGFTLAKEIREKNKEVPLIFLTAKTMKEDVLKGYKVGADDYLNKPFDSEVLLMKIRAIIQRKASEIKGDASKYEFEIGKFHLNAKLRFLTYPGDEPVKLSPKENELLKMLALHENDLMPRELALTKIWRDDNYFTSRSMDVYIAKLRKYLKHDENVEILNIHGEGFRLVVKTN
- the coaE gene encoding dephospho-CoA kinase (Dephospho-CoA kinase (CoaE) performs the final step in coenzyme A biosynthesis.); the protein is MAKVIGLTGGIGSGKTTIAHLFRDNGVPVYIADEEARNIMELPETIEQVANLFGEEVLLGGKIDRKQLSQIVFNDPSKLKKLNNLIHPLVAKHFDEWLQNYNSFPFVVKESAILFESGSYKNCDKIILVTASQETRIKRVMKRDQLTKEAVLERIKNQLSDGEKLIKSDFVIKNENLEETNKKFSDILKFLSNLY
- a CDS encoding sensor histidine kinase, which encodes MNKNWFRFVVVLMSIALLGIVAVQGYLINVSFKNKEEQFKYQVKQVIDNVAREVEEQEAYSFLSRFSKIKDSIGKDPERSELMKFFYVEKNELTNQTIIYSNSIIPEDYSVSSSFFDKNNDSTRIKNYVAKRVTEVYNETTLNDQNMSSVVHPSERIEKAGVVEILDKATFELNFKDIASTRQVSQRVSVEQLQILFSNELKALGINTPFEFGVYNNGLATKVKSEHFKYDKKNTYDTPLFTDNDGISRYQLLLSFPKKKVFLASDFVGIAFLAFLFTSIIIVAYYSALKQLNTQRHISEIKTDFINNMTHEFKTPIATINLALDAIRNPKVIDDKEKVQRYLQMIKDENKRMHAQVENVLRISKLEKKELDITKECHDVHDMLEEAIEHISLIVEDRQGEVKTNFKALKSKALLNDIHFTNVLVNVLENAIKYTPERPIIEISTENVKNFIVVKIKDNGIGISKVSQKKIFDKFYREHTGDIHNVKGHGLGLAYVKRIMDDHHGEVMVESEKGKGSTFIIKLPLIV